The bacterium genome includes the window AGGGCTACCTGCAAGGCGTACGCGACCTGTGCGACGAGTACGGGATTCTGCTGATCTTCGACGAGGTCCAGACTGGCTTCGGCCACACAGGCAAGTGGTTCTTCTGCGAGCACGACGGTGTAACGCCGGACATCATGACGGTGGGCAAGGGCTTCACCGGTGGGTTCATCCCCCTGGGCGCGACGGTGACAACGCCACAGGTGGCGGAGGTCTTCCGCCGCGGGCCGGGCACCGAGCTGCGCTCCGGCAGCACCTACGGCGGGCACACGGTCGCCTGCGCGGCCACGCTGGCGAACATCGGCATCATCGAGCGTGAGGGGCTGGTGGAGAACGCGCGCGTGCAGGGGGAGTACATCCAGGCGCGCCTGGACGAGTTGCGCGGCAAGTACGCCTGCGTCGGCGAGGCCAGCGGGATCGGCCTGCTGTGGGCCCTGCGGCTGCACGTGGACCCGAAGCTGGGGGTGGGGACCTGGATCCGGGACTGGTGCCACCGGAACGGCATGATCCTGCGCAACAACGGCGACATCCTGGTGATCGCGCCCTCGCTGGTCATCAGCCGCGAGGAGGCCGACTTCATGCTCGGCCTGTTCGACGGGGCCATCGGGGACGCGACGGCGCACTTCGGGCTGTAGGGCCTGGAGCGCGTCTCTCCAGAGCCGCAGTCGTTGCGACAGACCCGTGCGGCTCTGGAGAACCGCGCTCCAACGGCCTCGGGCAAGCAGGAACGCGCGGGGCATAGGCGGAAGACATAGGTTACCGGGGGTTCCACCGGGGGACCAGGTGGGGATGGCCAGGCGGTACGCGCCGCAACGACGCATCCGTGAGCAGGCATCGCAACGCGGGGGCGCAACGGTATGTGCCGGGCCGGAGGCTTCACGCTTATCGAAATGCTGGTGGTTGTCGCGATCATCATGATCCTGGCTGCCATCATCTACCCCGTCTATGAGATCGTCAACAAGCGCGCCGAGACGGTCCACTGCGCCAGCAACATGGGCCACCTGGCCTCTGCGGTGCTGCTGTATGCCGAGGACTACGACGGCGTGCTCATCCCGGCGTATGTCACGGGCGGCCAGAACGGTGCCGTCGCCACGAGCTGGGACGTCCTGTTGATGCCGTACCATCACAGCGAGGGTCTCTACCTGTGCGTAGGTGACCAGGCGGCCTCCTTCGCCACCAGCACGACCTGCTACAAGCACAGCTATGGCCTGAACTTCGACCTGACCATGGTGGGCGGTTACGGTAGCTCGGCAATGCTGCTCTCCGAGGTGCAGAGCCCCTCGGCCACGATCCTGCTGTTTGAAGTCCGCGGCAGCCTGCGCGCCCTGGGCGCCAGTTACCCGGCCCACCGCCTGACCCGCGTAGACGCCCGCCACAACGACGGCTGCAACTTCTCCTTCCTCGACGGCCATGTGAAGTGGTACCGCCCCGCCACGACCTGTGCGGACGCAGCCAACAACATGTGGATCCCCTGACCCCCGGAGGCGCCATGCTGACCCTTCTGCTGCTGCTCCTTGGTCTGGCCGGTGCGCAGGCCGGCTGGTGTGCCCCGGCCGGGCCACCCCAACCCGACGCCCACACGCTCCTCCTGGCCCACTTCGACACCTCGTGCAACGCGGACCTCGCCAAAGGCAGCCCGGCCGCCGAGGTGAAGGAGGCCGCCCTGGTGGCGCAGGGCCGATGGGGCGGGGCTGTAAAGCTCGACGCCGGCCAGTGGCTCAGCTTCGACCCGCAGGGCAACCTCGACATGAAGGCCGGCACGCTCATGTGCTGGATCAAGCCCGACTGGAACCCGGCCGATGGACAATCCCACGCCCTGCTCTCGATGGGCCTGGACGGTGATCCGGCAGGCTACTTCGTCCTGAGCCAGGGGTGGTGGGAGAGCAGCGGCGGCGCGGGGCGGATGTACTTCATCTGCGACAACCAGAGCTACATGCACGCGAGCACCACGCAACTGCTCGGCCTCGGGGAGCGCCTCAACGAGTGGCACCACCTGGTGCTCACCTGGGCCGAGGGCAAGCCAGGGCACTGCGCCCTGTACCTGGACGGCGAGCCGGCCGCCCGCACGACCCGTATCTGCGAGCACCTGCGCCGCCCCCGCACGCGACTGTTCATCGGCTCGGATGCCCCCACCGGGATGGGCTCGGACCGCCCGGCGAAGGTGCTCCTCGATGAGTTGGCCATCTACGACAAGGCCTTCACCGACGAGGAGGTCGCCGCCGCCTTCGCCGCCCAGGAGCCGAACTGGGCCGCCATTCAGGCCCGCCGGAACGCCTGGCTGACGGACGTGCTGAAGGCGCCGGCGCCGAAGCTGCCACGCGACGGGCAGGGGCGACTGCGCGAAAGCCGCGCCATCCTGGACGAGTCATGGAACTGGGCGAGCCGCGAGGGCGCCGACCAGATCGTCGCGCGCCTGAAGGCCGCCGGCTTCAATGTCTTCGTCCCCTGTGTGTGGCATGGCCGTGGGACGCACTGGCCCAGTCCCCTTGAGCCGCCCGCGCCGGGCGTGGACAAGCTGATGACCCCCGAGCACGACCCGCTGGCGTATCTGGTCAAGCAGTGCCATGCCAACGGCATCGAGGTCCACCCGTGGTTCTGCGTCTGCTCGCGCAGCGGCAACCTGCATCCCGAGTTCCGCGAGGAGGGGTCTCCCGACGGCTTCTTCGACGCGCATCGGCCGGAGTTCCGCGACTGGATGGTCGGCCTCATGCTGGACGTGGTGCGGCGCTACGGGGTGGACGGCATCAATCTGGACTACATCCGCACCGGGGGCATCTGCCGGGGGCCGAAGTGCCAGGAAGAGCACCGCGCGCGCACTGGCGCCAGTCTGACGGACGACATCTCCGCTGTCGGGAAGTCGCTCGAAGCGCGCGG containing:
- a CDS encoding prepilin-type N-terminal cleavage/methylation domain-containing protein, whose protein sequence is MCRAGGFTLIEMLVVVAIIMILAAIIYPVYEIVNKRAETVHCASNMGHLASAVLLYAEDYDGVLIPAYVTGGQNGAVATSWDVLLMPYHHSEGLYLCVGDQAASFATSTTCYKHSYGLNFDLTMVGGYGSSAMLLSEVQSPSATILLFEVRGSLRALGASYPAHRLTRVDARHNDGCNFSFLDGHVKWYRPATTCADAANNMWIP
- a CDS encoding family 10 glycosylhydrolase, which codes for MLTLLLLLLGLAGAQAGWCAPAGPPQPDAHTLLLAHFDTSCNADLAKGSPAAEVKEAALVAQGRWGGAVKLDAGQWLSFDPQGNLDMKAGTLMCWIKPDWNPADGQSHALLSMGLDGDPAGYFVLSQGWWESSGGAGRMYFICDNQSYMHASTTQLLGLGERLNEWHHLVLTWAEGKPGHCALYLDGEPAARTTRICEHLRRPRTRLFIGSDAPTGMGSDRPAKVLLDELAIYDKAFTDEEVAAAFAAQEPNWAAIQARRNAWLTDVLKAPAPKLPRDGQGRLRESRAILDESWNWASREGADQIVARLKAAGFNVFVPCVWHGRGTHWPSPLEPPAPGVDKLMTPEHDPLAYLVKQCHANGIEVHPWFCVCSRSGNLHPEFREEGSPDGFFDAHRPEFRDWMVGLMLDVVRRYGVDGINLDYIRTGGICRGPKCQEEHRARTGASLTDDISAVGKSLEARGRLVQWQDEAIADLVRQLATEGRKLKPGLVVSADVHVAPPAELPALDGRNVLPWIEQGWLDVAYSMDYGRTLAYARLDASRAATRKPAAVVELCGNYEVNNQGKVVPREGQLVADLLSYCQRKWPGNGVGLYIYSMLDDAQAAALRAGPFKEDAVPSWVR